From the Zymomonas mobilis subsp. pomaceae ATCC 29192 genome, the window GGTCGTGCCGGATCGTCGGAGCGTGACGCCGGTCTTCGCTCCTATATGCTTTCGGTTTATAATTATATGGCTGGTGGGGTATTATTCACCGGTATCGTTGCTTATTTACTGGCCCATTCATCCTTGGGTGAAGCTATTATTTTTTCACCCTTACGTTGGGTTGCAATTCTGGCACCGCTTGCCTTTGTTTTTGCTTTAAGTGCAGGGGTGAACCGTTTCAGCCTTTCGACATTACGCGGCCTTTTTTGGGCTTATGCCGGTGTAATGGGCGTATCCATGTCGGTTATTTTCTTTGTATATACCGGCACTTCTATTGCTCAGACGTTTTTTGCAGCGGCGGCAGGATTCGCCGGTTTAAGTCTGTTGGGTTATACGACCAAAAAAGATTTATCCGCGTTTGGTAGCTTTCTGATCATGGGCGTCTTTAGTTTAATCATTGCCTCTCTTGTGGGAATGTTCTTTCATTCTTCACAATTACAATTTGTGATTAGTGCCTTTGGCGTACTGATTTTCGCAGGTTTGACGGCTTATGATACTCAGCAGATCAAAAGCCTCTATTTTATGAGTTCAGATAGAGAATATACCGGAAAATTGGCGATTATGGGAGCTTTGAGCCTTTATCTCGATTTCATCAATATGTTCAACTATCTGTTGAGCTTTATGGGTGATCGCCGCTAATTTTCTAAAAAATTATTTTTTGAAGCCCGAAGGTAAATAGGCCTTCGGGCTTTTTTTATGTCGTAATGGTTTAAGGCTTCTCCGGGGTGGCTGGGGCCATGCTGGAATCTGACAGATTTTTTGCCTGTTTTTGTTCATCTTTTTCTATTTTGCGAAGCAAAGCCGGCTTGGGTTCTAAATATTTAGCTAGAAATTCGGTACTTCTTGCCCATGCCTGTTGAGAGGCCGCTTGGTTATAATTGGTCTGCGTTTCATCCATAAAACCGTGGCCGGAATTAGGATAAAAATAGCATTCCAAGGGTACGGAGGCGGCTTTTAAGGCTTCAATCCAATCAAGGGCTTCGACATCAATCTTTTGGTCCATGGTGCCGAAATGGAGCTGTAAAGGCGTTTTAATTTTCGCGGCCTCTGCAACAGGTGGAGAGGGACTATAATAAGTCACTGCAGCCAATAGATCGGTATTGGCTTGGGCGGCTGTATATTCTACTAATTTCCCGCCCCAACCAAGGCCGATAGCCCCTACCTTGCCGGTTGAATAACGTTGGTTCTTTAACCATGCAATCGTCATGACGGCATCTTTGATGACCCATGGCATATCAAAAGCCCCAATCATTGCTTTTGCCTTGGCCGTATCTTTCGGGGTTCCACCCCAAGGGGATAAGAAATCCGGCGCAAGCGCAATATATCCCTTAAGGGCCATCTGCCGGGCAACTTCGCGCGCTTCAAAATCCAGTCCGTTTTCATCATGTACCACCATGACCGCCGGTAATTTCCC encodes:
- a CDS encoding Bax inhibitor-1/YccA family protein codes for the protein MANWNDPRVSAMGSATPGRAGSSERDAGLRSYMLSVYNYMAGGVLFTGIVAYLLAHSSLGEAIIFSPLRWVAILAPLAFVFALSAGVNRFSLSTLRGLFWAYAGVMGVSMSVIFFVYTGTSIAQTFFAAAAGFAGLSLLGYTTKKDLSAFGSFLIMGVFSLIIASLVGMFFHSSQLQFVISAFGVLIFAGLTAYDTQQIKSLYFMSSDREYTGKLAIMGALSLYLDFINMFNYLLSFMGDRR
- a CDS encoding dienelactone hydrolase family protein, which gives rise to MAAETEGNTTSTKPAELPFPIDKGDDNPLLNTHRVHWKVSNGELMHGYIAVPAVARGKLPAVMVVHDENGLDFEAREVARQMALKGYIALAPDFLSPWGGTPKDTAKAKAMIGAFDMPWVIKDAVMTIAWLKNQRYSTGKVGAIGLGWGGKLVEYTAAQANTDLLAAVTYYSPSPPVAEAAKIKTPLQLHFGTMDQKIDVEALDWIEALKAASVPLECYFYPNSGHGFMDETQTNYNQAASQQAWARSTEFLAKYLEPKPALLRKIEKDEQKQAKNLSDSSMAPATPEKP